One genomic window of Syngnathoides biaculeatus isolate LvHL_M chromosome 13, ASM1980259v1, whole genome shotgun sequence includes the following:
- the ranbp3b gene encoding ran-binding protein 3b isoform X1, which translates to MQAGRQIELVDGRRPSERSLSRPAPALSARCLVGVCERRSKMADLANEDKPAIAPPVFVFQKDKTQKRSAEGSSAEDGEDSDKDETNYFPPVKRERTSSFPPLHSVPKNNVFMPPSFCQSPTGNSDSEPEEKPVGFRLKPPTLIHGQAPSSGVPSQKPKEQQRSVLRPAVLQAPPSKSHAESNSTCGTNGVKKSSDCPSVPQSLFLNNTEHSATPNTSLQFQKHEEDDPSDIKDEGGSEKEEGDVANSFVFGQNIKDRAKLDQNSKEEKSPPKDHLPGDTQAEGTNYFLQYISTPSSHNATNSTDSGAKFVFGQNMSERVLSPPKGESINEDSKEVPETSEPQSQEATPEKAVNSVSESLEESAAAYTKATAKKCILEKVDVKTGEESESNVLQMQCKLYVFEKTAQSWIERGRGLLRLNDMASTDDGTLQSRLVMRTQGSLRLILNTKLWPQMQVDKASDKSVRVTATDTEDQGVKVFLISGSSKDVGQLAAALHHRILALKSRVEQEPEAPAPTIPEAEVPHSNEEDSDEEGAASASASAPATTNSEGGENQATGST; encoded by the exons ATGCAGGCGGGACGCCAGATCGAGCTCGTCGACGGACGGCGGCCGAGCGAGCGCTCCCTCTCCCGGCCTGCGCCTGCCTTATCTGCGCGGTGccttgtgggtgtgtgtgagcGTCGAAGTAAAATGGCGGACTTGGCGAACGAAG ACAAGCCTGCCATAGCGCCtccagtttttgttttccaaaaagacaaaactcagaAG CGATCTGCAGAGGGCTCAAGTGCAGAGGATGGAGAGG ATTCAGACAAAGATGAGacaaactattttcctccagtgaaAAGGGAGAGGACTTCATCATTCCCGCCGCTCCATTCTG TTCCCAAGAACAATGTCTTCATGCCCCCCAGTTTCTGCCAGTCTCCCACCGGGAACTCTGACTCTGAGCCAG AGGAGAAGCCAGTCGGGTTCCGACTAAAGCCGCCGACTCTCATTCACGGGCAAGCCCCCAGTTCAG GTGTGCCAAGTCAGAAACCGAAGGAGCAACAACGCAGCGTTCTGCGGCCTGCGGTTCTCCAGGCGCCACCCTCCAAATCCCACGCAGAATCCA ACTCCACTTGTGGAACCAACGGTGTGAAGAAGTCGTCAGATTGCCCTTCAGTCCCACAGTCCCTGTTCCTGAACAACACAGAGCACTCAGCCACCCCGAACACGTCACTG caatTTCAGAAACACGAAGAAGACGATCCGAGTGACATCAAAGATGAAGGAGGAAGCGAGAAGGAGGAAGGAGACGTAGCAAATTCGTTTGTGTTTGGTCAGAATATCAAAGACAGAGCAAAG ttggacCAGAACAGTAAAGAGGAAAAGTCACCACCAAAGGACCACCTTCCAGGAGACACTCAAGCAGAGGGAACCAATTATTTCTTACAGTACATCTCTACCCCAAG ttcaCATAATGCCACAAACAGTACAGACAGTGGGGCGAAATTTGTGTTTGGGCAGAACATGTCTGAGCGCGTTTTG agtCCTCCCAAGGGCGAGAGCATCAATGAAGATAGTAAAGAGGTTCCAGAGACTTCAGAGCCCCAGTCACAGGAGGCCACCCCTGAGAAGG CCGTGAACAGCGTGTCGGAGTCTTTGGAGGAGTCTGCCGCAGCCTACACCAAAGCCACAGCCAAGAAGTGCATCTTAGAGAAAGTGGACGTGAAAACCGGGGAAGAATCAGAAAGTAATGTTTTACAG ATGCAGTGCAAGTTGTATGTCTTTGAGAAGACGGCACAGTCTTGGATAGAAAGAGGGCGGGGCCTACTGAGGCTCAACGACATGGCGTCAACAGATGACGGCACGCTACAGTCTCGTCTAG TGATGAGGACCCAGGGCAGCCTGCGGTTGATTCTCAACACTAAACTTTGGCCCCAGATGCAGGTGGACAAGGCAAGCGACAAGAGCGTACGGGTCACTGCCACCGACACAGAGGACCAGGGGGTCAAGGTCTTCCTAATATCG GGTAGCTCTAAGGACGTAGGTCAGCTGGCAGCGGCGTTGCATCACCGGATCTTGGCCCTGAAGAGCCGGGTGGAACAAGAGCCCGAAGCCCCCGCGCCGACCATCCCCGAGGCCGAGGTGCCGCACTCCAACGAGGAGGACAGCGACGAGGAAGGCGCAGCCTCCGCTTCGGCCTCCGCTCCCGCGACAA CAAACTCAGAGGGGGGGGAGAACCAGGCCACAGGAAGCACATAG
- the ranbp3b gene encoding ran-binding protein 3b isoform X2 encodes MQAGRQIELVDGRRPSERSLSRPAPALSARCLVGVCERRSKMADLANEDKPAIAPPVFVFQKDKTQKRSAEGSSAEDGEDSDKDETNYFPPVKRERTSSFPPLHSVPKNNVFMPPSFCQSPTGNSDSEPEEKPVGFRLKPPTLIHGQAPSSGVPSQKPKEQQRSVLRPAVLQAPPSKSHAESNSTCGTNGVKKSSDCPSVPQSLFLNNTEHSATPNTSLKHEEDDPSDIKDEGGSEKEEGDVANSFVFGQNIKDRAKLDQNSKEEKSPPKDHLPGDTQAEGTNYFLQYISTPSSHNATNSTDSGAKFVFGQNMSERVLSPPKGESINEDSKEVPETSEPQSQEATPEKAVNSVSESLEESAAAYTKATAKKCILEKVDVKTGEESESNVLQMQCKLYVFEKTAQSWIERGRGLLRLNDMASTDDGTLQSRLVMRTQGSLRLILNTKLWPQMQVDKASDKSVRVTATDTEDQGVKVFLISGSSKDVGQLAAALHHRILALKSRVEQEPEAPAPTIPEAEVPHSNEEDSDEEGAASASASAPATTNSEGGENQATGST; translated from the exons ATGCAGGCGGGACGCCAGATCGAGCTCGTCGACGGACGGCGGCCGAGCGAGCGCTCCCTCTCCCGGCCTGCGCCTGCCTTATCTGCGCGGTGccttgtgggtgtgtgtgagcGTCGAAGTAAAATGGCGGACTTGGCGAACGAAG ACAAGCCTGCCATAGCGCCtccagtttttgttttccaaaaagacaaaactcagaAG CGATCTGCAGAGGGCTCAAGTGCAGAGGATGGAGAGG ATTCAGACAAAGATGAGacaaactattttcctccagtgaaAAGGGAGAGGACTTCATCATTCCCGCCGCTCCATTCTG TTCCCAAGAACAATGTCTTCATGCCCCCCAGTTTCTGCCAGTCTCCCACCGGGAACTCTGACTCTGAGCCAG AGGAGAAGCCAGTCGGGTTCCGACTAAAGCCGCCGACTCTCATTCACGGGCAAGCCCCCAGTTCAG GTGTGCCAAGTCAGAAACCGAAGGAGCAACAACGCAGCGTTCTGCGGCCTGCGGTTCTCCAGGCGCCACCCTCCAAATCCCACGCAGAATCCA ACTCCACTTGTGGAACCAACGGTGTGAAGAAGTCGTCAGATTGCCCTTCAGTCCCACAGTCCCTGTTCCTGAACAACACAGAGCACTCAGCCACCCCGAACACGTCACTG AAACACGAAGAAGACGATCCGAGTGACATCAAAGATGAAGGAGGAAGCGAGAAGGAGGAAGGAGACGTAGCAAATTCGTTTGTGTTTGGTCAGAATATCAAAGACAGAGCAAAG ttggacCAGAACAGTAAAGAGGAAAAGTCACCACCAAAGGACCACCTTCCAGGAGACACTCAAGCAGAGGGAACCAATTATTTCTTACAGTACATCTCTACCCCAAG ttcaCATAATGCCACAAACAGTACAGACAGTGGGGCGAAATTTGTGTTTGGGCAGAACATGTCTGAGCGCGTTTTG agtCCTCCCAAGGGCGAGAGCATCAATGAAGATAGTAAAGAGGTTCCAGAGACTTCAGAGCCCCAGTCACAGGAGGCCACCCCTGAGAAGG CCGTGAACAGCGTGTCGGAGTCTTTGGAGGAGTCTGCCGCAGCCTACACCAAAGCCACAGCCAAGAAGTGCATCTTAGAGAAAGTGGACGTGAAAACCGGGGAAGAATCAGAAAGTAATGTTTTACAG ATGCAGTGCAAGTTGTATGTCTTTGAGAAGACGGCACAGTCTTGGATAGAAAGAGGGCGGGGCCTACTGAGGCTCAACGACATGGCGTCAACAGATGACGGCACGCTACAGTCTCGTCTAG TGATGAGGACCCAGGGCAGCCTGCGGTTGATTCTCAACACTAAACTTTGGCCCCAGATGCAGGTGGACAAGGCAAGCGACAAGAGCGTACGGGTCACTGCCACCGACACAGAGGACCAGGGGGTCAAGGTCTTCCTAATATCG GGTAGCTCTAAGGACGTAGGTCAGCTGGCAGCGGCGTTGCATCACCGGATCTTGGCCCTGAAGAGCCGGGTGGAACAAGAGCCCGAAGCCCCCGCGCCGACCATCCCCGAGGCCGAGGTGCCGCACTCCAACGAGGAGGACAGCGACGAGGAAGGCGCAGCCTCCGCTTCGGCCTCCGCTCCCGCGACAA CAAACTCAGAGGGGGGGGAGAACCAGGCCACAGGAAGCACATAG